In Nonomuraea muscovyensis, one genomic interval encodes:
- a CDS encoding dolichyl-phosphate-mannose--protein mannosyltransferase produces the protein MAVTDFAYQAFEDPKADESSPRARSVRDRMVPPMRGSELWGWLGPILVMIFGGVLRFVNLGHPKAVVFDETYYAKDAFSLVTWLVERVTIKDADKALLAGNTDIWEKCTGQTLDKCASYVVHPPLGKWMIGAGEWLFGMNPYGWRFAAAVVGTLSILVLARVARRMTRSTLLGCFAGLLLALDGLHFVLSRTALLDIFLMFWVLAAFACLVVDRDKTRQRLVEWYESAPLSPQGPSLGLRPWRIAAGVCLGAAMGVKWSGLAFAVAFAVMSLLWDLGARRAVGVRHPYAGVFSKDLPNGLLAFAAAPFVTYMATWTGWFATATGYGRNWDQATSSGPFYFVLDSARSWVKYQWQVFTFHNGLETSHPYMSDPWQWPLLLRPVAFYYQGVQNTCGVKDCSEAVLGVGTPVIWFGALLALVGLIAWYVATRDWRAGAVLLAYAMGWLPWFYFAIASNRTMFLFYAIPMVPFMVLAITLCAGLIIGPAGATAGMRRTVGAAAVGAFALLALINFWWLHPVLSGELLPYTEWKARMLFDKRWI, from the coding sequence ATGGCGGTGACCGACTTCGCGTACCAGGCCTTCGAGGACCCGAAGGCCGACGAGAGCAGTCCCCGTGCGCGTTCGGTGCGCGACCGGATGGTCCCGCCCATGCGCGGCAGCGAGCTGTGGGGGTGGCTCGGGCCGATCCTCGTGATGATCTTCGGTGGGGTGCTCCGGTTCGTCAACCTCGGCCATCCCAAGGCGGTCGTCTTCGACGAGACGTACTACGCCAAGGACGCCTTCTCCCTGGTCACGTGGCTGGTGGAGCGGGTCACGATCAAGGACGCCGACAAGGCGCTGCTGGCCGGCAACACCGACATCTGGGAGAAGTGCACGGGCCAGACGCTCGACAAGTGCGCCTCCTACGTGGTCCACCCGCCGCTGGGCAAGTGGATGATCGGCGCGGGCGAGTGGCTGTTCGGGATGAACCCCTACGGCTGGCGCTTCGCCGCCGCCGTGGTGGGCACGCTGTCGATCCTCGTCCTGGCGCGGGTGGCCCGCCGGATGACCCGCTCGACGCTGCTCGGCTGCTTCGCCGGGCTGCTGCTCGCCCTCGACGGCCTGCACTTCGTGCTGTCGCGGACGGCGCTGCTCGACATCTTCCTGATGTTCTGGGTGCTGGCCGCGTTCGCCTGCCTCGTGGTCGACCGCGACAAGACGCGGCAGCGGCTGGTCGAGTGGTACGAGAGCGCCCCCCTCTCGCCCCAGGGGCCGAGCCTCGGGCTGCGGCCGTGGCGCATCGCCGCGGGCGTCTGCCTCGGCGCGGCGATGGGGGTCAAGTGGTCCGGGCTGGCGTTCGCCGTGGCGTTCGCCGTCATGTCGCTGCTGTGGGACCTCGGCGCGCGGCGGGCGGTCGGCGTGCGGCACCCGTACGCGGGGGTCTTCTCCAAGGACCTGCCGAACGGGCTGCTGGCGTTCGCCGCCGCCCCGTTCGTCACCTACATGGCGACCTGGACCGGCTGGTTCGCCACCGCCACCGGCTACGGCCGCAACTGGGACCAGGCCACCTCGTCGGGGCCCTTCTACTTCGTCCTCGACTCGGCGCGGTCGTGGGTGAAGTACCAGTGGCAGGTCTTCACCTTCCACAACGGGCTGGAGACCTCCCATCCCTACATGTCCGACCCGTGGCAGTGGCCGCTGCTGCTGCGTCCCGTGGCGTTCTACTACCAGGGCGTGCAGAACACCTGCGGCGTCAAGGACTGCTCGGAGGCGGTGCTCGGCGTCGGCACGCCGGTGATCTGGTTCGGGGCGCTGCTCGCGCTGGTCGGCCTGATCGCGTGGTACGTCGCCACGCGCGACTGGCGGGCCGGGGCGGTGCTGCTGGCGTACGCGATGGGGTGGCTGCCGTGGTTCTACTTCGCGATCGCCTCCAACCGGACGATGTTCCTGTTCTACGCGATCCCCATGGTGCCGTTCATGGTGCTGGCCATCACGCTGTGCGCGGGGCTGATCATCGGGCCGGCCGGTGCGACGGCCGGCATGCGGCGTACGGTCGGGGCCGCGGCCGTGGGGGCGTTCGCACTGCTCGCGCTGATCAACTTCTGGTGGCTGCACCCGGTCCTGTCCGGCGAGCTGCTCCCCTACACCGAGTGGAAGGCCAGGATGCTGTTCGACAAACGCTGGATCTAG
- a CDS encoding phospholipid carrier-dependent glycosyltransferase: protein MVSVAEIARGDHSAPGPMARVLGFLRRHRVFAVAFALGAVLRLVTMLGYGPAMWFNDSYEYVSVALHPRPHPIRPDGYGFWLLVLKPFHSFTLVVFTQHLMGLATAALMYALLRRKFGLPKWGATLAAAPVLFDAYQIQLEQLIMSDSMFTLLVVGVVTLVLWHRRMSWQVGVVVGLLLALTSLTRSIGLPILVLVVVYLVVKRTGWKVVVAVVVACAVPTVTYMSWFKASVGKFAMTNSDGLILYMRTAIFADCAKMNIDKYKELELLLLCINDPVDQRKEYAQWYLWGQGGGGTGTGEVLHRWGSGKKFTEITNEAASTFASRAILSQPGDYLQVVARDFLRAFKWGRPRFPDEATYNMYQFRPYYDLDAYGRPKRLPNWPSFQGRTDTDAFSYEQGPPETRIVSPWAEIMSNYQKVVYLQGPLLGGILLVGLYGVAVRWRTLGGPVALPWLAAFGLLLAPAATAEFDYRYVLPAVPLACMAAAITLRRVTWARLRPRSAAASGPTSRRARAARPSAPDTATRS, encoded by the coding sequence ATGGTGAGCGTCGCGGAGATCGCCCGTGGGGACCACTCCGCTCCCGGCCCCATGGCGCGCGTGCTCGGCTTCCTGCGCCGTCATCGGGTGTTCGCCGTGGCTTTCGCGCTGGGCGCGGTGCTGCGGCTCGTCACCATGCTCGGCTACGGCCCGGCGATGTGGTTCAACGACTCCTACGAGTACGTCTCCGTCGCGCTGCACCCGAGGCCGCACCCGATCCGGCCGGACGGCTACGGGTTCTGGCTGCTGGTACTCAAGCCGTTCCACAGCTTCACGCTGGTGGTGTTCACCCAGCACCTGATGGGGCTGGCCACGGCCGCGCTGATGTACGCGCTGCTGCGGCGCAAGTTCGGGCTGCCGAAGTGGGGGGCGACGCTGGCGGCGGCGCCGGTGCTGTTCGACGCCTACCAGATCCAGCTCGAGCAGCTCATCATGTCCGACTCGATGTTCACGCTGCTGGTCGTGGGCGTCGTCACGCTCGTGCTGTGGCACCGGCGCATGTCCTGGCAGGTCGGCGTGGTGGTCGGCCTGCTGCTGGCGCTGACGTCGCTGACCCGGTCGATCGGCCTGCCGATCCTCGTGCTCGTGGTGGTCTACCTCGTGGTCAAGCGCACGGGGTGGAAGGTGGTCGTGGCCGTGGTGGTCGCCTGCGCGGTGCCGACGGTGACGTACATGAGCTGGTTCAAGGCGAGCGTCGGCAAGTTCGCGATGACCAACAGCGACGGGCTCATCCTCTACATGCGCACCGCGATCTTCGCCGACTGCGCCAAGATGAACATCGACAAGTACAAGGAGCTCGAACTTCTCCTGCTGTGCATCAACGACCCCGTCGACCAGCGCAAGGAGTACGCGCAGTGGTACCTGTGGGGTCAGGGCGGCGGCGGCACCGGCACCGGCGAGGTGCTGCACCGCTGGGGCTCGGGCAAGAAGTTCACCGAGATCACCAATGAGGCGGCGAGCACCTTCGCCTCGCGCGCGATCCTGTCGCAGCCCGGCGACTATCTGCAGGTCGTGGCGCGTGACTTCCTGCGCGCCTTCAAGTGGGGCCGGCCGCGCTTCCCCGACGAGGCGACCTACAACATGTACCAGTTCAGGCCCTACTACGACCTCGACGCCTACGGCCGGCCCAAGCGGCTGCCCAACTGGCCCTCCTTCCAGGGCCGCACCGACACCGACGCCTTCTCCTACGAGCAGGGCCCGCCCGAGACGCGGATCGTGTCGCCGTGGGCGGAGATCATGAGCAACTACCAGAAGGTCGTCTACCTGCAGGGCCCGCTGCTCGGCGGCATCCTGCTGGTCGGCCTGTACGGCGTCGCGGTGCGCTGGCGCACGCTGGGCGGCCCGGTGGCGCTGCCGTGGCTGGCGGCGTTCGGGCTGCTGCTGGCGCCGGCGGCGACGGCCGAGTTCGACTACCGCTACGTCCTGCCGGCGGTGCCGCTGGCCTGCATGGCGGCCGCCATCACGCTGCGCCGCGTCACTTGGGCGCGGCTTCGACCCAGGAGCGCAGCAGCATCCGGGCCCACCAGTCGGCGTGCGCGAGCTGCTCGGCCGTCAGCACCGGATACAGCCACCAGAAGTTGA
- a CDS encoding dolichyl-phosphate-mannose--protein mannosyltransferase, producing the protein MKNWGVSPHRLVPPFPGSVLWGWLGPLLVAAFGGIFRFVRLGEPHAVVFDETYYAKDAYALLLFGVERHTLGTAKNPIADKRLITENTDIWKQCAESADCASFVSHPPLGKWMIGAGEWLFGMTPFGWRFAAAVVGTLSILVLARVARRMTRSTLLGCLAGLLLALDGLHLVLSRTALLDIFLMFWVLAAFACVVADRDWARQRLADRWSPGFSLGSSPGSSPGPEYGPRLGVRPWRLAAGVCLGAACAVKWSGIFFLIAFAVLSLVWDLGARRAAGARRPYRGALALDLPQAAAALGLAPALVFVGSWTSWFVNDDGWGRNWEQATAHGPLFFLADSARSWLKYQIEVLGYHTGLTSYHPYMSDPWSWPVLFRPVTFHYESGPGACGAAKCSETVIGVGTPALWFAAALALLGLVAWYARTRDWRAGAVLLGYAAGWLPWFYYAVSDQRTMYLFYMIPVVPFMVLAVVLVAGLALGRADAPAPRRATGAAVVGALALVVLVNFWWLYPVLTAEQLAHADWWARMLLRSWVEAAPK; encoded by the coding sequence GTGAAGAACTGGGGGGTTTCGCCACACCGGCTGGTTCCGCCGTTCCCCGGGAGCGTGCTGTGGGGGTGGCTGGGGCCGCTGCTGGTGGCGGCGTTCGGGGGCATCTTCCGGTTCGTCCGGCTGGGGGAGCCGCACGCGGTCGTCTTCGACGAGACCTACTACGCCAAGGACGCCTACGCCCTGCTGCTGTTCGGCGTCGAGCGCCACACCCTGGGCACCGCCAAGAACCCCATCGCCGACAAGCGCCTCATCACCGAGAACACCGACATCTGGAAGCAGTGCGCCGAGTCCGCCGACTGCGCCTCGTTCGTCTCGCACCCGCCGCTGGGCAAGTGGATGATCGGCGCGGGCGAGTGGCTGTTCGGCATGACCCCGTTCGGCTGGCGCTTCGCCGCCGCCGTGGTGGGCACGCTGTCGATCCTCGTCCTGGCGCGGGTGGCCCGCCGGATGACCCGCTCGACGCTGCTGGGTTGCCTGGCGGGGCTGCTGCTCGCCCTCGACGGCCTGCACCTGGTCCTGTCGCGGACGGCGCTGCTCGACATCTTCCTGATGTTCTGGGTGCTGGCCGCGTTCGCGTGCGTGGTGGCCGACCGCGACTGGGCCCGGCAGCGGCTGGCCGACCGCTGGTCGCCCGGCTTCTCGCTCGGCTCCTCACCCGGCTCCTCGCCCGGCCCCGAGTACGGGCCCCGGCTCGGGGTGCGGCCGTGGCGGCTGGCCGCCGGGGTCTGCCTGGGGGCGGCGTGCGCGGTGAAGTGGTCGGGGATCTTCTTCCTGATCGCGTTCGCGGTGCTCAGCCTCGTGTGGGACCTGGGCGCGCGGCGGGCCGCGGGAGCCCGCCGGCCGTACCGCGGGGCCCTCGCCCTCGACCTGCCGCAGGCGGCGGCCGCGCTGGGGCTCGCCCCGGCCCTGGTGTTCGTCGGGTCGTGGACGAGCTGGTTCGTCAACGACGACGGCTGGGGCCGCAACTGGGAGCAGGCCACCGCCCACGGGCCGCTGTTCTTCCTCGCCGACTCGGCGCGGTCGTGGCTGAAGTACCAGATCGAGGTGCTCGGCTACCACACCGGGCTGACCAGCTACCACCCGTACATGTCGGATCCGTGGTCGTGGCCGGTGCTGTTCAGGCCGGTCACCTTCCACTACGAGAGCGGGCCGGGCGCCTGCGGGGCGGCGAAGTGCTCCGAGACGGTGATCGGCGTCGGCACCCCCGCCCTGTGGTTCGCTGCGGCTCTGGCCCTGCTCGGACTGGTCGCCTGGTACGCCAGGACCCGCGACTGGCGGGCCGGAGCGGTGCTGCTCGGCTACGCCGCCGGATGGCTGCCGTGGTTCTACTACGCGGTGTCCGACCAGCGGACCATGTACCTCTTCTACATGATCCCCGTGGTGCCGTTCATGGTGCTGGCGGTCGTCCTCGTCGCCGGGCTGGCACTGGGACGGGCCGACGCGCCGGCGCCGCGCAGGGCGACCGGGGCCGCGGTCGTGGGCGCGCTGGCCCTCGTCGTGCTGGTCAACTTCTGGTGGCTGTATCCGGTGCTGACGGCCGAGCAGCTCGCGCACGCCGACTGGTGGGCCCGGATGCTGCTGCGCTCCTGGGTCGAAGCCGCGCCCAAGTGA
- a CDS encoding TatD family hydrolase, translating to MSEVSLPAPPEPLAAPVFDSHCHLDIMVGDRPASSGDPVALAAQAASASVRGILDEARAVGVTRLVTIGYDLPSSRWGAEVAAEHDDVHAGVAVHPNEAHAATPETLAEIEALAGRPEVRAVGETGLDYFRDWASRDDQHASFRAHIEIARRTGKALVIHDRDAHDDVLKVLAEQGAPPVVVFHSFSGDADMAKKCADAGYFMSFSGPVTYKNAGYLREAARAAPVELMLVETDAPYLPPVPHRGKPNAPYLIPLTLRCLAEVKGVRPEELCEAINANGVTVFGEW from the coding sequence GTGAGTGAGGTGTCCCTTCCCGCTCCTCCCGAGCCGCTCGCGGCTCCGGTGTTCGACAGCCACTGCCACCTCGACATCATGGTGGGCGACCGGCCGGCGTCATCGGGTGACCCGGTGGCGCTGGCCGCGCAGGCCGCGTCGGCCTCCGTGCGCGGCATCCTCGACGAGGCCCGCGCCGTGGGCGTGACCAGGCTCGTCACCATCGGCTACGACCTGCCGTCGTCCCGGTGGGGCGCCGAGGTGGCGGCCGAGCACGACGACGTCCACGCGGGGGTGGCCGTGCACCCCAACGAGGCGCACGCCGCCACGCCCGAGACGCTGGCCGAGATCGAGGCGCTGGCCGGGCGGCCAGAGGTGCGGGCCGTGGGCGAGACGGGGCTCGACTACTTCCGCGACTGGGCGAGCAGGGACGACCAGCACGCCAGCTTCCGGGCGCACATCGAGATCGCCCGGCGCACCGGCAAGGCGCTGGTCATCCACGACCGCGACGCCCACGACGACGTGCTGAAGGTGCTGGCCGAGCAAGGGGCGCCGCCGGTGGTGGTGTTCCACAGCTTCTCGGGCGACGCCGACATGGCCAAGAAGTGCGCCGACGCCGGCTACTTCATGTCGTTCTCGGGGCCGGTGACGTACAAGAACGCCGGCTACCTGCGCGAGGCGGCGCGGGCCGCGCCGGTGGAGCTCATGCTGGTCGAGACCGACGCGCCCTACCTGCCGCCGGTGCCCCACCGGGGCAAGCCCAACGCGCCCTACCTCATCCCGCTCACGCTGCGCTGCCTCGCCGAGGTCAAGGGCGTCCGCCCGGAGGAGCTGTGCGAGGCGATCAACGCCAACGGAGTGACCGTCTTCGGCGAGTGGTGA
- a CDS encoding glycosyltransferase, translated as MELTVVMPCLNEAETVEVCVRKALACMEEHGIEGEVLIADNGSTDGSQQLARDAGARVVHVDEKGYGNALMGGIRAARGKYVIMGDADDSYDFTALLPFVEQLRDGADLVMGNRFRGGIAPGAMPPLHRYLGNPVLSFVGRLFFPSAIGDFHCGLRGFRRDSILRLQLQTGGMEFASEMVVRSTLSGLDVREVATTLSPDGRSRPPHLRSWRDGWRHLRFLLLYSPKWLFFYPGLVMMALGLVAGTALTFGPVEIGELAFDVDTLVGASAAVVIGFQAVLFAVFTKVYAAEEGFLPESPRIRKLIDIVSLEKGLVVGGLLALAGLVGLVMSLVHWQIRSFGELDPRESLRLVVPSATALIISFQTIFASLFVSILGIRRTRETPIDVAAKAAEEAAEAVSREKSDAVSREESRTR; from the coding sequence GTGGAACTGACGGTGGTCATGCCCTGCCTCAACGAGGCCGAAACCGTGGAAGTCTGTGTGCGCAAGGCTCTGGCGTGCATGGAGGAGCACGGCATCGAGGGCGAGGTCCTGATCGCCGACAACGGCAGCACGGACGGCTCTCAGCAGCTCGCGCGCGACGCCGGCGCCCGCGTGGTCCACGTGGACGAGAAGGGCTACGGCAACGCCCTCATGGGCGGCATCCGCGCGGCGCGCGGCAAGTACGTCATCATGGGCGACGCCGACGACTCCTACGACTTCACGGCGCTCCTGCCGTTCGTGGAGCAGCTGCGCGACGGGGCCGACCTGGTGATGGGCAACCGGTTCAGGGGCGGCATCGCCCCGGGGGCCATGCCGCCGCTGCACCGCTACCTCGGCAACCCCGTCCTTTCGTTCGTCGGGCGGCTCTTCTTCCCCTCGGCCATCGGCGACTTCCACTGCGGTCTGCGCGGCTTCCGGCGCGACTCCATCCTGCGGCTCCAGCTTCAGACCGGCGGCATGGAGTTCGCCTCGGAGATGGTGGTCCGCTCCACCTTGTCGGGCCTCGACGTGCGCGAGGTGGCCACCACCCTGTCGCCCGACGGGCGCTCCCGCCCGCCGCACCTGCGCTCCTGGCGCGACGGCTGGCGCCACCTGCGCTTCCTGCTCCTCTACAGCCCCAAGTGGCTGTTTTTCTATCCCGGCCTGGTGATGATGGCCCTCGGCCTGGTCGCCGGCACCGCGCTGACCTTCGGCCCGGTGGAGATCGGCGAGCTCGCCTTCGACGTCGACACCCTGGTCGGCGCCTCGGCCGCGGTGGTGATCGGTTTCCAGGCCGTGCTGTTCGCGGTGTTCACCAAGGTCTACGCGGCTGAGGAGGGGTTCCTGCCGGAGTCGCCCCGCATCCGCAAGCTGATCGACATCGTGTCCCTGGAGAAGGGCCTCGTGGTCGGCGGCCTGCTGGCGCTGGCCGGTCTGGTCGGCCTGGTCATGTCGCTGGTGCACTGGCAGATCCGCAGCTTCGGCGAGCTCGACCCGCGCGAGTCGCTGCGCCTCGTCGTGCCCTCCGCGACTGCGCTCATCATCAGCTTCCAGACCATCTTCGCCTCGCTGTTCGTCAGCATCCTGGGCATCCGCCGCACCCGCGAGACGCCTATCGACGTCGCCGCCAAGGCGGCGGAGGAGGCCGCCGAGGCGGTCTCGCGCGAGAAGTCGGACGCCGTCTCGCGCGAAGAGTCGCGGACGCGCTGA
- a CDS encoding FG-GAP repeat protein, protein MIRSALVALLMAAATIPTAAQVAAAVDKVACAGPSDFDGDGLEDVAVGDPFGEDDKGAVHVLSGTKVIPVTVPGLASGDGFGWSVRLAKVDGDACADLVVGAPFTDVRGVRDAGAAYVVYGGDTAPPTQLFAIAPQRDAHFGWSLAAKGDLVTIGAPYEDESGRADTGAVYVRKGEGPLRRISQESEQVPGNGEVGDQFGWSLAMGAGNELIVGVPYENDDGTGLQVGTGKIDSGSVVSIKDVLQARLSGTKLDSPTGASGDRYGYALAYAEGAGLAVGAPGPGYVQLLGTDLTPVRTVRQGAGQAFGFSLAASSDGRLAIGAPYGGGVRLVSFRDAAADRTAVPPGDLSGYAVAFSGNKLYVGQPDAAPYGKVAVLGRNADDLQARQPGQGADFGMSISG, encoded by the coding sequence ATGATCCGCTCGGCCCTGGTGGCGCTCCTGATGGCGGCCGCGACGATCCCCACCGCCGCGCAGGTGGCGGCGGCCGTGGACAAGGTCGCGTGCGCCGGCCCGAGTGACTTCGACGGCGACGGGCTGGAGGACGTGGCCGTCGGCGACCCGTTCGGCGAAGACGACAAGGGGGCCGTGCACGTGCTGTCCGGCACCAAGGTCATCCCCGTCACGGTGCCCGGCCTGGCATCCGGCGACGGCTTCGGCTGGTCGGTACGGCTGGCGAAGGTCGACGGCGACGCCTGCGCCGACCTCGTCGTGGGGGCGCCCTTCACGGACGTGCGGGGTGTCCGGGACGCCGGCGCCGCCTACGTCGTGTACGGCGGCGACACCGCTCCCCCCACGCAGCTCTTCGCCATCGCGCCGCAGCGCGACGCCCACTTCGGCTGGTCCCTGGCCGCCAAGGGCGACCTGGTGACCATCGGCGCCCCGTACGAGGACGAGTCCGGCCGGGCCGACACCGGCGCCGTGTACGTCCGCAAGGGCGAGGGGCCGCTGCGCCGGATCAGCCAGGAGTCGGAGCAGGTCCCCGGCAACGGCGAGGTGGGCGACCAGTTCGGCTGGTCGCTGGCCATGGGCGCGGGCAACGAGCTGATCGTCGGCGTGCCGTACGAGAACGACGACGGCACGGGCCTCCAGGTCGGCACCGGCAAGATCGACTCCGGCTCCGTCGTGTCGATCAAGGACGTGCTCCAGGCGCGGCTGTCGGGCACGAAGCTCGACTCCCCGACGGGCGCGTCTGGCGACAGGTACGGCTACGCGCTCGCCTACGCCGAGGGCGCGGGGCTCGCGGTGGGCGCGCCCGGCCCCGGGTACGTGCAGCTCCTCGGCACCGACCTCACCCCGGTCAGGACCGTACGGCAGGGCGCCGGGCAGGCGTTCGGCTTCTCTCTGGCCGCCTCCTCCGACGGCCGGCTGGCCATCGGCGCGCCATACGGCGGAGGGGTGCGCCTGGTGTCGTTCCGCGACGCCGCCGCCGACCGGACGGCCGTGCCGCCCGGCGACCTGTCCGGCTACGCGGTGGCGTTCAGCGGCAACAAGCTGTACGTCGGGCAGCCGGACGCCGCGCCGTACGGGAAGGTGGCGGTCCTCGGGCGCAACGCCGACGACCTGCAGGCGCGCCAACCCGGCCAGGGCGCCGACTTCGGCATGTCGATCAGCGGCTGA
- the metG gene encoding methionine--tRNA ligase: MSQHILTAVAWPYANGPRHIGHVSGFGVPSDVFSRYQRMAGNKVLMVSGTDEHGTPIQVQADKEGVTAKELADRYNRVIAEDLTGLGLSYDLFTRTSTRNHYAVTQDIFKGLYDNGYIFPKTTMGAISPSTGRTLPDRYIEGTCPICGYDGARGDQCDNCGNQLDPIQLINPKSRINGETPVFTETEHFMLDLPAFAEVLGSYLQAKQGEWRPNVLKFALNLLGDLQPRAISRDLDWGVPIPLDGWRDQPNKRLYVWFDAVIGYLSASIEWARRSGDPDAWRQWWQNPDARGYYFMGKDNIVFHAEIWPAMLFGYNGQGARDGRPGPLGALDVPSEVVSSEFLTMEGRKFSSSRQVVIYVRDFLARYDADALRYYIAVAGPENQDTDFTWQEFVNRNNGELVAAWGNLVNRSISMAAKNFGQIPEPGQLTDADRALLERSRNTFGPVGAELTRSRFKNAITEAFDVVRDANRYLAEQEPWKLKDDPERQKSILHVALQVVDDCKTMLTPFLPGSSNKVYAMLGGDDVWSGMPEIHEVDEDGGESYPVITGAYDGAARWEHRPIKPGTPLAPPVPLFKKLDPKVVDEELARLGE; encoded by the coding sequence ATGTCCCAGCACATCTTGACCGCCGTGGCGTGGCCCTACGCCAACGGCCCCCGCCACATCGGGCACGTCTCAGGGTTCGGCGTGCCGTCCGACGTCTTCAGCCGCTACCAGCGGATGGCGGGCAACAAGGTGCTGATGGTCTCCGGCACCGACGAGCACGGCACGCCCATCCAGGTGCAGGCCGACAAGGAAGGCGTCACCGCCAAGGAGCTGGCCGACCGCTACAACCGGGTCATCGCCGAGGACCTGACCGGGCTGGGCCTGTCCTACGACCTGTTCACCCGCACGTCCACCCGCAACCACTACGCGGTCACGCAGGACATCTTCAAGGGCCTCTACGACAACGGCTACATCTTCCCCAAGACCACGATGGGGGCGATCTCGCCGTCCACCGGCCGCACCCTGCCCGACCGCTACATCGAGGGCACCTGCCCCATCTGCGGCTACGACGGCGCCCGCGGCGACCAGTGCGACAACTGCGGCAACCAGCTCGACCCGATCCAGCTGATCAACCCCAAGAGCCGCATCAACGGCGAGACCCCGGTCTTCACCGAGACCGAGCACTTCATGCTCGACCTGCCCGCCTTCGCCGAGGTGCTCGGCTCCTACCTTCAGGCCAAGCAGGGCGAGTGGCGGCCCAACGTGCTCAAGTTCGCCCTCAACCTGCTCGGCGACCTGCAGCCGCGGGCGATCAGCCGCGACCTCGACTGGGGCGTGCCCATCCCGCTCGACGGCTGGCGCGACCAGCCCAACAAGCGGCTCTACGTCTGGTTCGACGCGGTCATCGGCTACCTGTCGGCCTCCATCGAGTGGGCCAGGCGCTCCGGCGACCCCGACGCCTGGCGGCAGTGGTGGCAGAATCCCGACGCCCGCGGCTACTACTTCATGGGCAAGGACAACATCGTCTTCCACGCCGAGATCTGGCCGGCGATGCTGTTCGGCTACAACGGCCAGGGCGCGCGTGACGGGCGGCCGGGCCCGCTCGGGGCGCTCGACGTGCCGTCCGAGGTGGTCTCCAGCGAGTTCCTGACCATGGAGGGGCGCAAGTTCTCCTCCTCGCGCCAGGTCGTCATCTACGTGCGCGACTTCCTGGCCCGCTACGACGCCGACGCGCTGCGCTACTACATCGCCGTGGCCGGCCCCGAAAACCAGGACACCGACTTCACCTGGCAGGAGTTCGTCAACCGCAACAACGGCGAGCTGGTCGCGGCGTGGGGCAACCTGGTCAACCGGTCCATCTCGATGGCGGCCAAGAACTTCGGCCAGATCCCCGAGCCCGGCCAGCTGACCGACGCCGACCGGGCGCTGCTGGAGCGCTCGCGCAACACGTTCGGCCCGGTGGGCGCCGAGCTGACCCGCTCCCGTTTCAAGAACGCCATCACCGAGGCGTTCGACGTGGTCCGCGACGCCAACCGCTACCTCGCCGAGCAGGAGCCCTGGAAGCTCAAGGACGACCCCGAGCGCCAGAAGTCGATCCTGCACGTGGCGCTCCAGGTGGTCGACGACTGCAAGACGATGCTCACGCCGTTCCTGCCCGGCTCGTCCAACAAGGTCTACGCGATGCTCGGCGGCGACGACGTCTGGTCCGGCATGCCGGAGATCCACGAGGTCGACGAGGACGGCGGCGAGTCCTACCCGGTGATCACCGGCGCGTACGACGGGGCCGCCCGCTGGGAGCACCGGCCGATCAAGCCGGGCACCCCGCTCGCGCCACCGGTGCCGCTGTTCAAGAAACTCGACCCCAAGGTCGTGGACGAGGAACTGGCCCGACTGGGTGAGTGA
- the rsmI gene encoding 16S rRNA (cytidine(1402)-2'-O)-methyltransferase: MRADGRLVLAGAPIGQAGDVSPRLRDALRSADVVAAEDTRRLRRLATELGVEIGGRIVSYYDANEAGRARELVETLKEGRTVVVITDAGMPGVSDPGYRLTRLAVEEGVTVTALPGPSAVTTALAVSGLPSDRFCFEGFPPRKTGERARRLAALAGEERTMVFFEAPHRLADSLAAMAEAFGADRPAAVCRELTKTYEEVRRGGLGELAAWAAAGVKGEITVVVAGHVPADEPADMEGLVAEVERRVAAGELRKTAVADVAKAAGMPRRELYEAVHRGSSTP, translated from the coding sequence GTGAGAGCAGACGGCAGGTTGGTGCTGGCAGGAGCCCCCATAGGTCAGGCGGGCGACGTGTCGCCGCGGCTGCGCGACGCGCTGCGCAGCGCCGACGTGGTGGCGGCCGAGGACACCAGACGGCTGCGCCGGCTGGCCACCGAGCTGGGCGTCGAGATCGGCGGCCGGATCGTCAGCTACTACGACGCCAACGAGGCCGGCCGGGCCCGCGAGCTGGTCGAGACCCTCAAGGAGGGCCGCACGGTCGTCGTCATCACCGACGCCGGGATGCCGGGCGTGTCGGACCCCGGCTACCGCCTGACCCGGCTCGCCGTCGAGGAGGGCGTCACGGTGACGGCGCTGCCCGGCCCGAGCGCCGTCACCACCGCGCTGGCCGTCTCCGGCCTGCCCAGCGACCGCTTCTGCTTCGAGGGCTTCCCGCCGCGCAAGACCGGCGAGCGGGCCCGCCGCCTGGCGGCGCTGGCGGGCGAGGAGCGCACGATGGTCTTCTTCGAGGCGCCCCACCGGCTGGCCGACTCGCTGGCGGCGATGGCCGAGGCGTTCGGCGCCGACCGCCCGGCCGCCGTCTGCCGCGAGCTGACCAAGACCTACGAGGAGGTGCGCCGCGGCGGTCTCGGCGAGCTGGCCGCGTGGGCGGCGGCCGGGGTCAAGGGCGAGATCACCGTCGTCGTCGCGGGCCACGTGCCTGCCGACGAGCCGGCCGACATGGAGGGGCTGGTGGCCGAGGTGGAGCGGCGGGTGGCGGCCGGCGAGCTGCGGAAGACGGCCGTGGCCGACGTCGCCAAGGCCGCGGGGATGCCGCGGCGGGAGCTCTACGAGGCGGTTCACAGAGGATCTTCCACCCCGTAG